In Bacillota bacterium, a genomic segment contains:
- a CDS encoding DUF4194 domain-containing protein has product MMPMMVPMMNWVVEYEAFTAGQREDFRRIVNKLLAQTYITKRKEDQRRDYYFIERHESMIREYLGMSGWDLIGDKGLGVYQAVNRDGFNRLQLRLQESIILLLARLCYEEKRRELTLAENVVIRVREIQEKYAALQIRDRPIDKKGLRDAISLMKRFNLVDVLDRNPIDPDCRLVLLPSILLAVRVDDIRQVYEKLASYRQAGREADEGEAAESDTAGSDTAGSGTAESDASEGDAAAGDAMEAQATEVEAGGNGGAGAEAMEGYTVEGDTTGDETAAVEAELEAIQVEVAAEVAATRGA; this is encoded by the coding sequence ATGATGCCGATGATGGTGCCGATGATGAATTGGGTTGTTGAGTATGAGGCTTTCACCGCGGGGCAGCGCGAGGATTTTAGGAGAATAGTGAACAAGCTCCTCGCGCAGACCTACATTACCAAGAGAAAAGAAGACCAGCGGCGTGACTACTATTTCATCGAGCGGCATGAGTCCATGATTCGTGAATACCTGGGGATGTCCGGGTGGGACCTGATAGGGGACAAGGGGCTCGGGGTATACCAGGCTGTGAACCGGGACGGGTTCAACCGGCTGCAGCTCAGGCTCCAGGAGAGCATAATCTTGCTTCTGGCCCGCCTTTGCTATGAGGAGAAGCGGCGAGAGCTTACGCTTGCCGAAAACGTGGTAATCAGGGTGCGGGAGATCCAGGAGAAGTATGCCGCCCTTCAAATACGAGATAGACCCATAGATAAGAAAGGGCTCCGGGATGCGATTTCCCTTATGAAGAGGTTCAACCTGGTGGATGTCCTCGATCGAAACCCTATTGATCCCGACTGCCGGCTGGTCCTTTTGCCTTCGATCTTGCTTGCCGTGCGGGTGGACGACATACGCCAGGTTTATGAGAAGCTGGCTTCTTATCGCCAGGCCGGGCGCGAAGCTGACGAGGGTGAGGCTGCTGAGAGTGACACTGCCGGGAGTGACACTGCCGGGAGTGGCACTGCCGAGAGTGACGCCAGCGAGGGCGACGCTGCTGCGGGCGACGCTATGGAGGCTCAAGCCACGGAGGTTGAAGCCGGGGGGAACGGCGGCGCGGGAGCTGAAGCCATGGAGGGCTATACCGTGGAAGGCGATACTACGGGCGACGAGACCGCCGCCGTTGAGGCTGAGCTCGAGGCTATTCAAGTTGAAGTCGCGGCTGAAGTCGCGGCGACAAGGGGAGCGTGA
- a CDS encoding O-acetyl-ADP-ribose deacetylase, with the protein MEIKVNGASLRLVRGDITAQETEAIVNAANSSLMGGGGVDGAIHRAGGPQILEECKKIRREKGPCPPGKAVITTGGRLKARYVIHTVGPIWQGGNYGEDQVLANAYQSSLKLAKEHGIRTISFPSISTGAYRFPIERAAKIALSTVKEFLAAEDGFDEVRFVLFSNADLRVYEEAATPSGPLSDL; encoded by the coding sequence ATGGAGATCAAGGTCAATGGCGCATCACTCCGGCTAGTCCGGGGCGATATCACGGCACAGGAGACCGAGGCAATCGTCAATGCCGCCAATTCAAGCCTCATGGGCGGTGGCGGGGTGGATGGGGCGATACATAGGGCCGGCGGGCCGCAGATCCTTGAGGAATGCAAGAAGATTCGCCGGGAAAAGGGCCCCTGCCCGCCCGGGAAAGCGGTGATTACCACCGGAGGGCGGCTCAAAGCCCGCTATGTGATTCATACTGTCGGCCCGATCTGGCAGGGCGGGAATTACGGTGAGGATCAGGTCCTCGCCAACGCATACCAAAGCAGCTTGAAGTTGGCGAAGGAACACGGGATACGCACCATCTCCTTCCCGTCGATCAGCACAGGGGCTTACCGGTTTCCGATAGAGCGGGCAGCCAAGATAGCCCTCAGCACCGTAAAGGAGTTCCTGGCAGCCGAGGACGGGTTCGACGAGGTGCGGTTCGTCCTGTTCAGCAATGCGGATTTGAGGGTTTATGAGGAGGCGGCAACCCCTTCCGGCCCCCTTTCGGATTTGTAA
- a CDS encoding PIN domain-containing protein, whose protein sequence is MILVDTNVLVYAINTDVPQHEMSRALVKAVQTRQLDGALLPQILLEFFAIITDRRRVTKPLGAKEAWEQVELLKAIFPVLDAGLKSLDYLKEVLTEGKAKASDIFDAYLVAQMRACGISVICTYNTRDFRKYSGIIAQTPESLILHRQDSAH, encoded by the coding sequence TTGATTCTCGTGGATACAAATGTCCTGGTCTATGCCATTAACACCGATGTTCCGCAACATGAAATGAGCCGGGCGCTAGTAAAGGCTGTCCAAACAAGACAACTCGACGGCGCATTATTACCTCAGATCCTCCTTGAATTCTTCGCCATAATCACAGATCGCCGCCGCGTTACAAAGCCTCTCGGAGCGAAGGAAGCATGGGAGCAGGTGGAGCTATTGAAGGCCATCTTTCCGGTGCTGGATGCGGGGCTCAAGTCTCTGGACTACCTCAAAGAGGTGCTAACAGAAGGGAAGGCAAAGGCCAGCGACATTTTCGATGCCTATTTAGTTGCCCAGATGAGAGCTTGCGGCATCTCCGTCATTTGCACTTACAATACCAGGGATTTCCGCAAGTATAGCGGTATCATCGCACAAACACCCGAATCACTCATCCTTCACCGGCAAGATTCGGCACATTGA
- a CDS encoding glycosyltransferase, whose translation MIPEIEYMTCYLDGRLGRAKEILRKLIAEHPDYAAFHADLALVYLQQWEIAEAREAAEKARALVASGNDATPPGEELSSDTSSSNMSSGGSVPARPGILAAVGFVRERIGDHEGALSLYEEAKSATSSMGRRRLWIDYAIERVKKRLSGHEGLEEDKEGQNDSRPRHVQAQLRISYFLDPNLGPDALRLVCEHMNRLIARGHKVYAIARVDKLDGLLAEIIRVPAREELYERTPDSDIVVATSWRTAFDAARVPGAAPFYLVQPSPCLEPKRGLAEGSGAESADQASKNLEASFRLPLRLIASSDYVRSVLKARYNRKADVVPYGVDLNMAPSFPGRVVRADSISGTSSMPGAKGQTNGSTAMVPDPSMQEVGKLQSAKDRLTRLLVVGSDEDEWMENIYAALRLIVERRQNEVEVVRVSSSRRLDFSFHVATWVENPDSSQLARIFSDCDVFITGSPEGIFSQGALTAMAYGLPVVLCAREEGISSYMGKEIASHKEEIASHTDGEERTRISNLATGHDIAEGYTESAPYLLVLLNDAEAIARAIETLIDDEDLRKKVGSNGQEIVKAHTWDRAIDQLEGLLLAAVTDVQLAYPSAAALGVTPATGRGMGGDRVTFESSPHESVSQASRLSPRRRPTLSLCMIVKNEERFLARCLDSVKDVVDEMIIVDTGSTDRTVEIAKSYGAKVYFHEWKNDFAEARNASLEKATGDWILVMDADEVLVPSSVEELYRLAAAEPKAVYCARIVNETGWDDNQGEGYGFEHYMARFFPNEPGIKYHGAVHERIVPEPGAEVPILAASGIIIRHAGYRNDISLGRTKRLRNLELLEKTVKDYPDHPFYRYSLGGAYYEAGRLRSALEQLQIGYETALKWPDELFSRGIVVAILQLMSTISDGLEESDLPKRYLEHALAIEPNNPDTLFALGEFYKKTGDFEKAIDFYNKAAEPGSRQFVGMSHNPSTNTWGPRLGLCATYCAMQEWDKARNELVTGIRLFGNDKEFVTACRRLSKIIGKENNPEAGRIDSCLKEFLSQHESANNHVLSSPVDGLRKVESNSQQPLQLDERAMPISQDGPESSITLMGGKHGDSNEETLKAAATAYDMGNYTEAIALYGRVLDIDNVGSPDLYLRYGRALKMAGYKREALPVLLKALNYQPNDLILIQELIDLTAELKAQVSL comes from the coding sequence TTGATACCCGAAATCGAATATATGACGTGTTATCTTGACGGCAGGTTGGGCCGCGCAAAGGAAATTCTGCGCAAGCTGATTGCTGAGCATCCCGATTATGCCGCTTTTCACGCCGACCTGGCGCTGGTGTATTTGCAGCAATGGGAGATCGCTGAAGCGCGAGAGGCAGCGGAAAAAGCTCGGGCGCTTGTGGCCTCCGGAAACGACGCTACGCCGCCAGGCGAGGAGCTTTCGAGCGATACTTCCTCAAGCAATATGTCCTCCGGAGGATCAGTTCCCGCCCGTCCCGGCATCCTAGCTGCAGTCGGATTCGTCCGCGAAAGAATCGGCGACCATGAGGGTGCGCTGAGTCTCTATGAGGAAGCTAAGTCCGCTACCTCATCAATGGGTAGGCGACGGCTCTGGATCGACTATGCCATAGAACGGGTGAAGAAAAGGCTATCGGGCCATGAGGGCCTGGAAGAAGATAAGGAAGGCCAGAACGATTCTAGACCTCGACATGTCCAGGCTCAGCTTAGAATTTCATATTTCTTAGATCCAAACCTCGGCCCTGACGCGCTTCGGTTGGTATGCGAACACATGAATCGGCTCATAGCGCGAGGTCACAAGGTCTATGCAATTGCGCGGGTAGACAAGCTAGACGGGCTTTTGGCAGAGATCATCCGTGTGCCGGCGAGAGAAGAACTCTATGAAAGGACGCCTGATTCCGATATAGTCGTGGCGACATCCTGGAGGACTGCATTCGATGCGGCGCGGGTCCCCGGGGCAGCACCTTTCTATCTTGTGCAGCCTTCGCCGTGCCTCGAGCCGAAGAGGGGGCTAGCGGAAGGAAGCGGGGCGGAAAGCGCCGACCAGGCCTCAAAGAACCTCGAAGCCTCATTCAGGCTCCCCTTGAGACTCATTGCCTCCAGCGATTATGTGCGCAGCGTTCTGAAAGCGCGATATAACCGGAAGGCTGATGTAGTCCCTTATGGGGTGGATCTTAATATGGCGCCCAGCTTCCCTGGTAGGGTAGTACGGGCCGACAGTATATCCGGTACCAGCAGTATGCCCGGTGCCAAAGGTCAGACGAATGGGTCCACCGCCATGGTTCCGGATCCCAGTATGCAGGAAGTTGGTAAACTTCAAAGCGCAAAAGACCGTCTCACCAGACTTCTAGTGGTCGGTTCCGATGAAGATGAATGGATGGAAAATATCTATGCTGCGCTGAGGCTCATCGTCGAGCGACGGCAGAATGAGGTGGAAGTGGTCCGGGTTTCCTCATCCCGGCGGCTGGACTTTTCATTCCATGTAGCAACGTGGGTCGAAAACCCCGACAGTAGCCAGCTCGCCCGAATCTTCTCCGATTGCGATGTTTTCATCACGGGCTCTCCCGAGGGTATTTTCTCACAGGGAGCGCTGACAGCCATGGCATATGGCCTACCCGTGGTTCTTTGCGCGCGGGAAGAAGGGATTTCTTCGTATATGGGTAAAGAGATCGCTTCGCATAAAGAAGAGATCGCTTCTCATACAGATGGGGAAGAAAGAACCCGTATCAGCAATCTCGCGACGGGGCACGATATAGCGGAAGGATACACCGAATCTGCCCCATATCTGCTAGTGCTATTGAATGATGCAGAAGCGATAGCCAGAGCTATCGAAACCCTGATCGACGATGAGGATCTCCGGAAGAAGGTCGGCTCGAACGGTCAAGAGATCGTGAAGGCTCATACTTGGGACCGGGCTATTGACCAGCTTGAAGGGCTCCTCCTGGCTGCAGTAACCGATGTGCAATTGGCTTACCCTTCAGCCGCGGCGCTCGGGGTTACGCCTGCTACCGGGAGAGGCATGGGTGGTGATCGCGTCACTTTCGAATCGTCACCCCATGAATCAGTCTCCCAGGCATCCAGATTATCACCCAGGCGCCGCCCCACCCTCAGCCTCTGCATGATCGTCAAGAACGAGGAGCGCTTCCTCGCCCGCTGCCTCGATAGCGTCAAAGATGTCGTAGATGAAATGATCATCGTTGACACAGGCTCCACCGACCGCACCGTCGAGATCGCCAAGAGCTACGGCGCCAAAGTCTACTTCCATGAATGGAAGAACGACTTCGCCGAGGCACGCAATGCGTCGCTGGAGAAGGCGACGGGGGACTGGATACTGGTGATGGATGCGGATGAGGTGCTAGTGCCGTCAAGCGTGGAGGAGCTCTACAGGCTCGCTGCAGCTGAACCTAAAGCTGTCTACTGTGCCCGGATTGTAAATGAAACAGGTTGGGATGACAATCAGGGCGAGGGATATGGGTTTGAGCATTATATGGCGCGGTTTTTCCCGAATGAGCCGGGGATAAAATATCATGGCGCGGTGCACGAGAGGATTGTCCCCGAACCCGGCGCTGAGGTGCCGATCCTCGCGGCAAGCGGCATCATTATACGGCATGCCGGGTATCGGAATGACATATCCCTCGGAAGGACGAAGCGCCTCAGGAATCTAGAATTACTTGAAAAAACCGTAAAGGATTATCCTGACCACCCTTTCTATCGTTATTCTCTCGGCGGAGCCTATTACGAGGCGGGGCGTCTTAGGAGCGCCCTTGAGCAGCTGCAGATTGGGTATGAGACGGCTCTTAAATGGCCAGACGAACTCTTCAGCAGGGGAATCGTAGTAGCAATCCTACAGCTCATGTCCACTATAAGTGACGGACTAGAGGAATCAGATTTACCCAAACGTTACCTGGAGCACGCGCTGGCGATCGAACCCAATAACCCCGATACTCTCTTTGCACTGGGTGAATTCTATAAAAAGACCGGTGATTTCGAGAAGGCGATTGACTTCTACAACAAGGCTGCTGAGCCGGGTTCCAGGCAATTTGTAGGTATGAGTCATAACCCTTCAACAAACACATGGGGGCCGAGACTTGGACTGTGTGCTACATATTGTGCTATGCAAGAATGGGATAAAGCCAGAAATGAACTCGTCACCGGGATACGTCTTTTTGGCAACGATAAAGAATTCGTGACTGCATGCAGACGCCTTTCCAAAATCATTGGAAAAGAGAATAATCCCGAAGCAGGTCGGATTGATTCCTGTCTGAAGGAATTCCTGTCTCAACATGAATCTGCAAACAATCATGTTCTGAGCTCGCCTGTCGATGGCCTTAGGAAAGTAGAATCTAATAGCCAGCAACCATTGCAGCTCGATGAGAGGGCGATGCCTATAAGTCAGGATGGACCCGAAAGCAGCATCACTTTAATGGGCGGGAAGCACGGCGATAGTAATGAAGAGACCCTTAAAGCAGCGGCGACGGCTTACGACATGGGCAATTATACAGAAGCTATTGCGCTTTATGGGAGAGTGCTCGATATTGACAATGTAGGTAGTCCAGATCTTTATCTTCGATATGGCCGCGCCCTCAAAATGGCTGGATATAAGAGGGAAGCCTTGCCTGTACTACTGAAAGCGCTAAATTACCAACCGAACGACCTGATCCTCATACAGGAACTAATAGACCTCACTGCGGAACTCAAAGCTCAGGTAAGTCTCTAG
- a CDS encoding flagellin, whose product MAQSDLTRIASNIAGLNALNALKDINTKLGIHQLRLSTGKRINQAADDPAGLTIGVKFNYRVRGLGVAIDNIGDAKNLLAVAEGGLSKISDILLTIRDKTVQAASDTLSSAERDAIAAQVNQLLTEIDTIAKETKWNGKDLISGTGAFTFQTGVESGQYTEFSAQSANLTTLGLDGTLDLSTYTAADAYIGTVDSAIETVSRSMTTIGALVSRLTSKEENLTIAKTNNEAAYSRIMNADMAAEQLEAMKLSILQQTATAMLAQANVAPQAVLSLFR is encoded by the coding sequence ATGGCACAGAGCGATCTCACAAGAATCGCTAGTAACATTGCAGGGCTGAACGCCCTGAATGCCCTGAAAGACATCAACACCAAACTCGGCATCCATCAGCTCCGCCTGTCAACCGGTAAGAGGATCAACCAGGCGGCGGATGATCCGGCGGGGTTGACGATTGGGGTCAAGTTCAACTACCGTGTCAGGGGCCTTGGTGTGGCGATCGATAACATCGGCGATGCGAAGAACCTGCTCGCAGTGGCAGAGGGTGGGCTATCTAAGATCAGCGACATACTGCTGACCATACGTGATAAGACGGTGCAGGCGGCGAGCGATACATTGTCTAGCGCAGAGCGTGATGCAATAGCGGCACAGGTCAACCAGCTCTTAACTGAAATAGATACAATAGCAAAAGAGACTAAATGGAATGGGAAGGATCTGATCAGTGGGACCGGAGCCTTTACATTCCAGACTGGAGTTGAAAGCGGTCAGTACACGGAATTCTCAGCGCAGTCAGCGAATCTTACCACTTTAGGACTAGATGGCACCCTTGATCTTAGCACCTACACGGCCGCAGATGCCTACATCGGCACAGTGGATAGCGCTATAGAGACAGTTTCAAGATCAATGACCACGATAGGTGCATTGGTATCACGCCTAACTTCTAAGGAAGAGAATCTCACTATCGCGAAGACCAACAACGAGGCGGCCTACAGCCGGATCATGAATGCCGACATGGCTGCCGAGCAACTTGAGGCAATGAAGCTCTCGATCCTGCAGCAGACGGCTACTGCTATGCTTGCGCAGGCGAATGTGGCACCGCAGGCGGTCTTGAGCCTCTTCCGGTAA
- a CDS encoding DEAD/DEAH box helicase family protein: MALPARVRVVSLTFVSLSHDIAIDVEFHCKDGIIYARGLQGFFQKILGDGLQGDGLRRRKPRLYIGKAFNVRNTYIIATRAELAEALEIDAAHVDDFIRFSWFLNVSRRGRRAADDVIETLIEEELAEKRPGEKKPAKKGLAEKEKKPAEEEKEPIDKKPAVREVEPREGARFRETLGQEPERKPEQGIGQKAEHKPGRRPEGHNGKPERPDRSPDRFMGLNESVVNGIDLEGMAREIIKDQLLLPAPDDNSAPSIDISIDRASVDLILERLQVGRFDSLESADVHEQALLLSTSPGFDRLISLDVVRNIVPFTYQVGAVKEVLRRMRGRAILADEVGLGKTIEAGLVMMEYILRGLAKRVLILCPPPLMSQWMDEMRSKFNMDFVASDDPSFTGRENPWLEIDRIVASIDTAKREPHSKLVQSAPFDLVIVDEAHRCRNRNTLNWKLVNGLKKKYILLLTATPVQNDLHELFNLITLLRPGQLETASDFSRRFITRGDRLKPKNVTELRTLMGEVMIRNRRETCGIQLPRRRAETVQVALSPEEAEFYSRVSEFVRARYGGHDEYSRHGEHGEHGEQSEHDEHDERNERGRNEHDMHDAHDVRDGHKAHKVHKASRATARLTLKTLQKEAGSSAFAAVPTLRRMRESGHFADSKEELEYFIGMGQAIESSAKAEALLKLLRNINEKVMVFTGYTATLEFLAQFLKKSGVSFATFSGEMPRLDKERAVEAFKGDRQVLLSTESGGEGRNLQFCHVMVNFDLPWNPMKIEQRIGRIHRIGQENDVFVFNLSAARTLEAHILDILDAKINMFELVVGELDMILGNIEEEEDFEDTIMDLWAGAKTEEELQERFGELGERLARARAQYEETKMYEDNIFGSELGSGGGDK; the protein is encoded by the coding sequence ATGGCTCTTCCGGCGAGGGTCCGTGTGGTATCTCTCACGTTTGTCAGTCTTTCTCATGATATCGCGATCGATGTGGAATTTCATTGCAAAGATGGAATCATCTATGCCCGTGGTTTGCAGGGGTTTTTTCAGAAGATCCTTGGGGACGGCCTCCAGGGAGATGGCCTCCGGCGCAGGAAACCTCGTCTATATATTGGGAAGGCTTTCAATGTCAGAAACACCTATATAATCGCTACGCGCGCCGAGCTTGCCGAGGCGCTGGAAATTGACGCAGCTCATGTCGATGACTTCATAAGGTTCTCGTGGTTTTTGAATGTAAGCCGGCGGGGGCGCCGCGCCGCGGATGATGTTATAGAGACCCTGATAGAGGAGGAGCTGGCAGAGAAAAGGCCGGGAGAGAAAAAACCGGCAAAGAAGGGGCTCGCGGAGAAAGAGAAGAAACCCGCAGAGGAAGAGAAGGAGCCGATAGATAAGAAGCCGGCGGTAAGGGAGGTCGAGCCTCGAGAGGGGGCTCGTTTCCGGGAAACTCTAGGACAGGAACCCGAGCGCAAACCAGAGCAGGGAATAGGGCAAAAAGCAGAGCACAAACCAGGGAGGCGGCCGGAGGGGCATAACGGTAAACCGGAGCGGCCGGATCGATCACCAGATCGATTTATGGGCCTTAATGAATCCGTTGTTAATGGCATCGACCTAGAGGGGATGGCCCGCGAGATAATCAAGGACCAGCTTCTTCTCCCCGCCCCGGACGATAATAGCGCGCCTTCTATTGATATTTCTATTGATCGGGCGTCCGTGGACCTCATCCTCGAGAGGCTCCAGGTGGGGCGATTCGATAGCCTCGAGAGCGCGGATGTGCATGAGCAGGCCCTTCTCCTCTCGACGAGCCCGGGTTTCGACAGGCTCATCTCACTCGATGTCGTTCGCAACATCGTGCCATTCACATACCAGGTCGGGGCGGTAAAAGAGGTCCTCCGAAGGATGCGGGGCCGCGCGATCCTTGCCGATGAAGTCGGGCTCGGCAAGACCATCGAAGCCGGCCTCGTCATGATGGAATACATCCTCAGGGGGCTCGCCAAGCGGGTCTTGATCCTGTGCCCGCCGCCCCTCATGTCCCAGTGGATGGATGAAATGCGATCCAAATTCAACATGGATTTTGTTGCATCTGATGACCCGTCTTTCACCGGGCGGGAGAACCCCTGGCTCGAGATAGACAGGATCGTTGCCTCTATCGACACTGCAAAACGTGAGCCCCATAGCAAGCTGGTCCAGTCTGCCCCCTTCGATCTGGTGATCGTTGACGAGGCGCACCGGTGCCGCAACCGGAACACGCTCAATTGGAAACTTGTAAATGGGCTAAAGAAGAAATATATTCTCCTTTTGACTGCGACACCGGTGCAAAATGACCTTCATGAGCTTTTCAACCTTATAACCCTTCTCCGCCCCGGCCAGCTCGAGACGGCATCTGATTTCTCCCGGAGGTTCATTACGAGGGGGGACAGGCTCAAACCTAAGAACGTCACCGAGCTGCGCACCCTCATGGGGGAGGTCATGATCCGGAACCGCCGCGAGACATGCGGCATCCAGCTTCCCAGGAGGAGGGCGGAGACTGTGCAGGTCGCCCTTAGCCCGGAGGAGGCCGAGTTTTATTCAAGGGTAAGTGAATTTGTGAGAGCCCGGTATGGTGGGCATGATGAGTATAGTAGGCATGGCGAGCATGGCGAGCATGGTGAGCAGAGTGAGCATGATGAGCATGACGAGCGTAACGAGCGTGGGCGTAACGAACATGATATGCATGATGCGCATGATGTGCGTGATGGGCATAAGGCACATAAGGTGCATAAGGCGAGCAGAGCAACCGCCCGGCTCACCTTGAAGACCCTCCAGAAGGAGGCTGGCTCCAGCGCATTTGCGGCTGTGCCGACCCTGAGGCGCATGCGCGAGTCGGGACACTTCGCCGATTCCAAGGAAGAGCTCGAATATTTCATCGGCATGGGACAGGCTATAGAGAGCTCAGCGAAGGCTGAGGCATTGCTCAAGCTCCTGAGGAATATCAACGAGAAGGTCATGGTATTTACAGGATATACGGCAACCCTGGAATTCCTCGCTCAATTCCTGAAGAAGTCTGGGGTTTCATTCGCAACGTTTTCGGGGGAGATGCCCCGCCTGGACAAGGAGCGGGCTGTTGAAGCCTTCAAGGGGGACAGGCAGGTGCTTCTCTCGACCGAATCGGGCGGAGAGGGGCGGAACCTTCAATTTTGCCATGTTATGGTAAATTTCGACCTCCCCTGGAACCCCATGAAGATAGAGCAGCGGATCGGGCGAATTCACAGGATCGGCCAGGAGAATGACGTCTTCGTTTTCAACCTGTCGGCCGCCAGGACCCTCGAGGCGCACATACTCGACATCCTTGATGCGAAGATCAATATGTTCGAGCTGGTAGTTGGTGAACTTGATATGATTCTGGGCAATATCGAAGAGGAAGAGGACTTCGAGGATACGATCATGGACCTCTGGGCAGGGGCGAAGACCGAGGAGGAACTCCAGGAGAGGTTTGGTGAACTCGGGGAGCGGCTGGCGCGAGCCCGGGCCCAGTATGAAGAGACGAAGATGTATGAGGATAATATCTTCGGCTCTGAGTTAGGATCGGGAGGAGGGGATAAGTGA
- a CDS encoding HAMP domain-containing protein gives MVIVVALGIPALALSQLIQGYFFAAKERELVAKGQEIAGIAADFLEGRADEASTNRILDALDSFVDARVWVIDRTGLIVAASHGGMGAGMGMGMGMEMRMGRGYGWGRLRGVRLVHEDIQRILAGEVVLRRAPLSRVMRHMQPRMPLPGEGGISLVDQQVISAGIPVWRGPEVVGGIILNSPVRGILAATTQLRRYILYAGLAALAISLLLAYSLSRRISLPIRQMSEATARMARGDFKGRVPVGMDADAHEDRGIAMNRGGDEITELARSFNHMAEQLGRIEENRREFVANVSHELRAPLTTIRGFIQALIDGTVEDEEQREKYLRLIRDEAIRMNRLLSDLLDLSRLEAGKIRMELAPVSLKEIIESAVAKVALRAASAGITIEDRVPAEPDGLPFVMADGDRIEQVLTNLIDNAIHATPAGGRITLSAAVVPPFPFIPRKQQAAPASYVRVSVRDTGKGIPAEDLPFVWERFYKVDKARSRAEGVGTGIGLAIVKQIVEAHGGEVGVESEVGRGSEFWFTLRAAI, from the coding sequence GTGGTTATCGTGGTGGCGCTCGGCATCCCCGCCCTGGCATTATCCCAGCTCATCCAGGGTTATTTTTTCGCTGCCAAGGAGCGCGAACTTGTCGCAAAGGGTCAGGAGATCGCCGGGATCGCCGCCGATTTCCTGGAGGGCAGGGCGGATGAGGCGAGCACTAACCGCATCCTGGATGCGCTTGATTCATTTGTCGATGCCCGCGTCTGGGTGATAGACCGCACAGGACTGATTGTGGCTGCGTCGCACGGAGGAATGGGCGCGGGTATGGGCATGGGAATGGGAATGGAGATGAGAATGGGGCGCGGCTACGGTTGGGGGCGGCTCCGCGGGGTGAGGCTCGTCCACGAGGACATCCAACGGATTTTGGCTGGCGAGGTCGTCCTCCGGAGGGCCCCCTTGTCCAGGGTAATGCGCCATATGCAGCCTCGCATGCCTCTGCCTGGCGAAGGCGGCATTTCACTCGTGGACCAGCAGGTGATCTCCGCCGGGATTCCTGTATGGAGGGGGCCAGAGGTCGTTGGCGGGATCATCCTCAATTCTCCAGTTAGGGGCATCCTGGCTGCTACGACCCAGCTCCGCCGCTATATCTTGTATGCGGGCCTGGCCGCGCTAGCCATCTCGCTCCTGTTGGCATATTCGCTTTCGCGCCGTATCTCGTTGCCGATCCGCCAAATGAGCGAGGCCACGGCCCGGATGGCGCGTGGAGATTTCAAGGGCCGTGTGCCGGTCGGCATGGATGCAGATGCACATGAGGATAGGGGCATAGCCATGAATAGGGGTGGCGACGAGATCACCGAGCTCGCGCGCTCATTCAACCACATGGCCGAGCAGCTCGGCCGCATCGAGGAGAACCGCCGCGAATTCGTGGCAAATGTCTCGCACGAGCTTCGCGCGCCCCTCACCACGATCCGCGGATTTATCCAGGCCCTTATCGACGGGACGGTGGAGGATGAGGAACAGAGGGAGAAGTATCTACGGCTTATCCGGGATGAAGCTATCCGGATGAACAGGCTCCTCAGCGATCTTCTTGATCTATCGCGGCTCGAGGCGGGCAAGATCAGGATGGAGCTGGCGCCGGTCAGCCTGAAGGAGATTATCGAGAGCGCCGTGGCCAAGGTCGCCCTGCGCGCGGCCAGTGCGGGCATAACTATCGAGGACCGAGTGCCTGCGGAGCCGGATGGCCTGCCGTTCGTCATGGCGGATGGGGACCGGATTGAGCAGGTCCTCACCAACCTCATTGATAACGCGATTCACGCGACGCCAGCCGGAGGGCGGATAACCCTGTCCGCCGCGGTCGTACCCCCCTTCCCGTTTATTCCCCGAAAACAGCAGGCCGCCCCCGCATCCTATGTGCGCGTGAGCGTCCGCGATACCGGCAAGGGGATCCCGGCCGAAGACCTCCCGTTTGTGTGGGAGCGCTTCTATAAGGTGGACAAGGCGAGGAGCCGGGCTGAGGGCGTCGGCACGGGCATTGGCCTTGCCATCGTCAAGCAGATCGTCGAGGCGCACGGCGGCGAGGTCGGAGTCGAGAGCGAGGTCGGACGCGGGAGCGAGTTCTGGTTCACGTTGCGGGCGGCAATATAG